The Amphiura filiformis chromosome 8, Afil_fr2py, whole genome shotgun sequence genomic sequence GGttgtttcgtaaaattcttatatttcaagaacggtgcgatcatttgtaaaaaaatgtgatAGCTGAGTTATTCCTCAACCACAATAGGTATTTAGTTATATGTTTGTTTTAGGCATTAAACTACCAAGAAAATTAGGTTTCCggtgatacagttctttcagggacactgcATGGATATTAATCAGCTTTATTGCGTATTTGGCCACACATTCCAGTAATCCAATTCATAAAGTGACTGCAAATGTATATgcaacacttttgggcaggttatcaattttgaggtttttacatatcttaaatatagagatatttgctccacaacgccattttcccctatgaaatcggacattcctaagcgaagatattgagttcgtaagttatggtattataagattggaaattgagatatcggcctttaaaaatattattgccaatgttgagaatagggATTCAAAATAATggttcaaaaaatacaagatggcagttatattccggtctgaaactatcagacaatatttttaacattgatatcatcacaaattcgcaacaaacacaaatagtaaaaaaattacccccgggcagatttttggctatttctccatttacgatcctgcccaaaagtgtctgcttttgacatgacatgtcacatatgtatTATTAGTAGGGTGAGAGCATGATCACAGTATCTGTAAACACATGCCTTCAATTAGCCTTTATATTTTAGTGGACGCCTTATATTATACTGTGTAATGTTTGTTTTGTTCTATAGGTGATGTTCATGTACTTGGCATCCTTCATGAGAAGTCATTATTCATTAAGTCTGCTCTGGATGGTAAGTGCAATGAATAATCAGAAATTCAGTGCTAGGAACAACTGACAACAGCATTTCTACAAGCCGCAGTTCTTTCGAAAATTTAGTAATCTTGTAGATAATAAAGTGTGTTTATTCCAAGTGTCAATTTACCAACCCATATGAATATAATGtcaacatatttaaaaaaaggtgaaaaatagTTTGAAGAGATGCTACTGTTTTCTAACCAGAAGTGTCCAAATGACTTCATGAAGCTCAGGCAAACTGACACATGATAAATTGAGAGAGCAGataaaaatcaggactcagcagggtttgaaccccagacctctccaTTCCCAGTCTAGGATTATACCACTGGACTACCTGATTTCATAGTTGGTACACAGCTAATCTCACCTAGTTATGATTGCATACTCCCTCACTGTGTCTTAGCTGCCAAATATATATTAGATATGAAGCCTATATGCTTCATCCTACTAATGTGAGACACAATTAATACATATGAGGATCGGAAACGAATGATGCAAGCCCAAGAAATTTAGATAACATAAAACAGACTTTGTGTATCAATCTTACAGTGAGAAGTCATACTTAGTGTGCTCTTCCTCTCCTGCTCAGGATTGACTCCAGATTGATGCTGCTAATGCCAGGATTAGTCTTGACATAAAAAAGGGTTCATTTAAGAAGTaatttttgtttacaaatatGGTTTATTTGAACAGGAACTGCACCTATTATCAATGGATTCTTTCAAGAGGAAGAGTATCAGAGCAATCTAGCAGCAAGTTTTGAAACAGGttagttttttttattgtttttcttcttttttttttgttgttgtcattttgacatattttggaAAATATCTGTGTTGCTGTTTAATCTGCTTGGTCACAGGAATTTTATGCTGCAATAGTAATACTTACATTCACTGAATCTCCATCAATATGTATACACAAAGAAACACCAGAATATAGTTTTTGGTGGAGAAGCAACTATAGAAACAACTTGAAATTGTGTTGTTAGTGTTGTACCTTCTTCGGTCGATCctttatgtaattattttgtgtaagctaatcctaaccctaaactgaccctaaccctaaccctaattttgtgtataattacacTCAGTAACCCCTTTTTCACAATAAAACAAACAGCAAGACAAATACATCTAGAAAGAAGTGATTTCTCCATATATGTTTAATTTGATGGAAAATTAAAAAGGTAATTTTGTGGCATCAATGATCCTGATTAGATTGAATTCATACCCTCTGCCTCCTTTCTGGTTATGCCATTGAATCTCAACTTCTATGGGCGATATCATCAATACATTATTTATCAATACAATGTTATTCAAATTCTGTACAATTGTTCAATTGTTGGATCTTACTTTTTTCAGATATCAATGATTCTGGATTGGAGAATGATATCAAAGTAAAATCAGCTGCAGGGGGTGACCAATCCCAAACTAAGGAAGGCTCTCAACCCCAGAGAGAATCTCCAAACCATGTGTGTGCTGCAGGAGATAGGTCTGTGAGGAGGCGTCTTAGTGGGAATGGAATAGGTGGTGGAGGAGATGGTGGCAAAAAGCCACCAGGAGGGGGAGACAGTAAAAGGATAGGAGGGTAAGTGTTTTTAAACACTTCCACCACATCTGTCAGAAAAGAAAACAGTGTGGTggaatttgaatttaaaatttctGTATTAAGGTGTGTTTATGTTTATAAATACaggcaaacaaggacacacataTATTTAACAGCAGACACACACAGGAATCATGGATGTGCATTGTTCTGGACAATAGTACTAGATCGAAAACAGCACATCAAAGCATTATAAACAACTACTGCCATTGTGAGGTGTAGAGTCAGTCTGTACTTGGACAGTGACAACTAAACAGGTCCATGGTACGGCAAATGAAATCCAAGGATGTTACTGCAGTAACTAAGAGTTTGCTCATAATTTAAATAttatatgttaattttgataattagtgatcagaaaatgtgttttccaaaaaatagAATGTATAACCTGAAATTTGTGTCCCTTGTTTTCAATTTGAAAACATTACAGGAGTAGATAGTAAAAACTCCAAAGTGGTGTACTGCTTCAGTTATGACAAAAGCTCGGTCTCACAGAGGGACTGACTGCACCAGTACTGTGATAACCAAGGGCGTACTCATAGAAATACTATAACGTTTTATGAATTCCCATTGAGAAAGCTTATCTACTTACTTAGTGTAGTGCTGTCCACACTTGCCAGTGGTTACACATTTGTGTGTGCATGCCTAAGTGAATACTGGCACAAATGAGGGTAAATTTGAGAAGTAAATTTGGATGCACAGGAACTACAGATGTCAGCAGTTCCTGGAAGGTGTTTCTAGATCCAAAAAAGCATAATGCATTATAGCAATTGACTTCAGTTCCTGGTGTTGGGTTagatataatatatttatctttgtaattgtatatgagccagtgatgaagcataataaataaataaaataaataagatctgcACTTAGATAGTAAAAACTTACAAAGGTCCACAGCAAGGTGATTAAAACTCAAAATATGTGTGTCGGCACTTGGATAGTAAAACTTATGTAGGGTGGGTCTACTTCTACTGTTGCTGGTGTTTACATATAGGTGTGTTTGTGGTATGTGGGCAGGAGGGAGTTGTGCATAAGTTATATTTGAAGCTTAATATTCTCTTTTGATTTAGAGGTATACTGTAAGTTATTTTTGGGTGTCGTACAAGTTTACTAAATATAAATAGGTTCCTATTCTATAAGAAATTAAGACAATATcacattggtttttttttctgacaGATGTGGTGGAAGTCCCCAACAAGAACAGCAGCAGCAGGGAGATCAAGAAGAGAATGAAGCAGCAGATGTTGACAGGGGTGGTGATGTGATTCAACAAGAACAGCAGCATCAGGTACATCAAGAAGAGAACGAAGCAGCAGATGTTAACAGGAGTGGTGATGTGATACAACAAGAACAGCAGCAGCAGGCAGATCAAGATGAGAACAAAACAGCAGATGTTGACAGGGGTGGTGATGTGATTCAACAAGAACAGCAGCAGGCAGATCAAGACGAGAACGAAACAGCAGATGTTGACAGGGGTGGTGATGTGATTCAACAAGAACAGCAGGCAGATCAAGATGAGAACGAAACAGCAGATGTTGACAGGGGTGGTGATGTGATACAACAAGAACAGCAGCAGCAGGCAGATCAAGAAGAGAACGAAACAGCAGATGTTGACAGGGGTGGTGATGTGATACAACAAGAACAGCAGCAGCAGGCAGATCAAGAAGAGAACGAAACAGCAGATGTTGACAGGGGTGGTGATGTGATACAACAAGAACAGCAGCAGCAGGCAGATCAAGAAGAGAACGAAACAGCAGATGTTGACAGGAGTGGTGATGTGATACAACAAGAACAGCAGCAGCAGGCAGATCAAGAAGAGAACGAAACAGCAGATGTTGACAGGGGTGGTGATGTGATACAACAAGAACAGCAGCAGCAGGCAGATCAAGAAGAGAACGAAACAGCAGATGTTGACAGGGGTGGTGATGTGATTCAACAAGAACAGCAGGCAGATCAAGATGAGAACGAAACAGCAGATGTTGACAGGGGTGGTGATGTGATTCAACAAGAACAGCAGCATCAGGTAGATCAAGAAGAGAACGAAGCAGCAGATGTTGACAGGGGTGGTGATGTGATGCAACAAGAACAGCAGGCAGATCAAGATGAGAACGAAACAGCAGATGTTGACAGGGGTGGTGATGTGATTCAACAAGAACAGCAGCATCAGGTACATCAAGAAGAGAACGAAGCAGCAGATGTTGACAGGAGTGGTGATGTGATTCAACAAGAACAGCAGCATCAGGTACATCAAGAAGAGAACGAAGCAGCAGATGTTGACAGGAGTGGTGATGTGATTCAACAAGAACAGCAGCAGGCAGATCAAGACGAGAACGAAACAGCAGATGTTGACAGAGGTGGTGATGTGATGCATCATAATGAAGCACCGGTACCAAATGTTGATGATGGTCAAGATATCCACCAAGATATGCAGGTATATGATTTATGTGAATGTGTATTACTGAAAAAGAAACAGACAAATGTAGCTTTTGCTCTACTCTGACTTGTTGATCAGTTAATGTCTTCCAAGATATGTCGCATGTTCTGAAATTGAATCATTGTTGTTCACTTGTATAATTTTGTTGTGAgaacatttattcaaaatcatatttttaaaccaaacattttatttttccttCCAGAATCCATTGATTTTAGAGGCAAGAAGCGTTTTATCTACCCTGCAGCTACACAGACTTACGGCTCAACACCAGTGTGAAATCCGATTCAGAGTGGTACAAAGGGGAACAAGTGATGATTGTATACAAATATTGGACCCTAATGAAATGCCAGATCAATATAGTGAAGTTGCAATTAGGCTTGACATCCCCATACACCACTGTATTTTGGATCTGGAGACAGCAGTTACAACTGGAGCTCTTGTAAGTTTAAGCTTGCAAATTACCATTCAAGTTGAGATATTTAAATCACTTTTCACATTGCCATGATTctttttcatatatatatatattatttttgaaTATCATAGGTTTTTGTATTGCAATAGTTTTCAAACCATGTAGACTACAAAATCTTATATGAAACAAATTCTGCAGTATTTCAGTGAAATagtcatagtcgatttttgataaataaaaatacgttattaatcatgatgaacgcattcagttgagctcgaaattatactgatatttatacatcaaaatactagtataaaatggttatgaaaaagtttaataattatatttgtgacagtaaaagtaaagtatacgtaggcttatattattgaatgcaacatatcataatggcataactataatggcacttcaatactgaacaatgctaattttagaatctgccagtttattacgagttaaaaatcgactatggactttcacttttaagcagaactttacccagggacttcgttctctaaaacatactgtcaatcatacttgtttatcaatcaaatctaaccacaagactaagcatggtggtacaatacgcgctagatgcgtatgttcatccaccaactttcatccaccagcacaaaagcgccgcattcaaagatagatgtgtaccatgtatagttaatggtattatggtacgtgtcgggaggatttaaacaataacgaaatctgggcgaccaatcacaagccagattcatttaaagatgcattacatcatgaccaattttagttaggccagaaattggcctaactctccatagagtcccatgttaaaaatgttaaccgcaatctaaagtcagtagtccacttgggaagctaacatacagagggagtacggtgactgaaaagatgatcagttgtggaaaatctatcaattgtgcacaaattaattaaatcagagttttaatatccagagtatgcacaatcatgacaatgggcaagtggactacggagtagtctagtgAATGTGATGaagtatgatataggcctattatgtcatttcataaattttatTCATATCCTACAAATTTGTTTCATGGGGGCTGCTACCCCTTTTCATCAGGGATTATGGGAAGGGGTAGCAGCCCCCATGAAACAAATTTGTAGGATATGAATATTAATTTCTGATGAGAAGGAGTAGCAGTCCTGTCGAAACAAATTTGTAGgatatgaataaaatttaatgaaatgaaCTAATCCATCTGTTTCTTACTTTATTTATTGCTCCTTTACTTTTAAAGTTGAGCATTCTCTAAAGAAAATTTAGTTCATAACCATATATAtttatctctctctctccctgTCTCTCTCTTTCTCGCTCTACATGTAACAGGAGAAAGTAAAAGAgctattagacaaaataaagaaGAGAATTTTCTATTGTTGGATCTGTCAGCAAGATGTTCAACCAGATGAACTATACAATCCGGCATTGTTCTATAAGTGTGGGCACAGTTTCTGGGATGCATGCAGGTTTGCAATTAGATATTGCCCTGTGTGCAGGGAGAAAAGAAGCTGTGTTTTGTACTTACCAGAAGGTTTCAAAAGGGCATTCGGTTTGAAAGACACCACCAGCAAAGATATGGAAGACGGAGTGAAGAGATCTGTACATGTAGTAAGTGTTAAGGTTCATATACAATTAAGATAAGGTAATATACAAATAATGATTTGAGTGCATTGGCAAGATCTTTTTCATGAGCTGAAAAATGAATATTCCATTCAATGGTTATTTTTGTTATATAGCATCTTTGTAGATCCTTGTCATTAAGCTTAATTAAAGGTAGGCCTTAGTTATGACTTACCTTTCCGATTGGAGCCTACCTTTCCATTTTTTTCCAATTGGAGCCACTGCATTAAAATTTGTGCAAACTAAATGTGAAGTCAATTCCAAGTAGTGCCTACTGCATAGTTCCCTGACCAGTCGGAAGAACAATATAGTATCCCATACCAGGCACTGGTCAGATCATACACATCATAGTGACGTCAAAGTTTTTTGTTAATCTTGGACAAAAAGGATTAGGATGAAATGTATGGAACAAAAATGCACAAGAAATGGAACAATAATGCTTGATGTGTGATATGACATTGAGCAATGGATCATTTATTCAATAAACTGTGACCTATAATTGGCCAATCATATGACAAGGATATACTTAGCTGTTAGGCATCAATTATTTTGTATTCATTATTTGACCTATTGCTTTACAGTACATCTCATTGGGACCTATGGAATAAcaagtattaaaaaaataataatgattaatTGTGCAAAAGTTTTACTTTTATAAGTATAGAGTCACCAAGTGCTTAACATCGTtcaagttattattattttgtttaataaataGGCCATCCATACACACTTCCTTGTATGACCTGCTTTGAACATGTTTTATCTGTATTTTAATTACAGGGGATTCGATTGGAAGAAGAAAATGCCATGGTTAAAGTTTCAAGAAATCATCTGCTTTCAACTAAGGTATGGATAGAGTTGcttgtttttaccattatgttaATTTCAATGGcaatatatatatcttcaatatcagGTTCATATAAATGGCAAAGTAGACAATTATAATCTTGATTATCTTTCCGTCTAACTAGTCTGTGATCACCAACTGTTATAGAAGTTTTgacatttattattatattaggtAGGTAAAGATCAGAGGATACACATGCCCTGTACCAAAGATACAATTTGCACAAGCAATATCCAATTACACCCTATTTCCAGAACTGCCAACTGttcctcattttgagggactgtccctcatttggggttttccaaagttgcaaaaccttccctgaattctgaaagtattgcacacctcaagtctttgaatttgtaggtatttggtttgtgtacatgtacaaggttttggcctcaatgtccctctttctgacttcaGTAGATTGGCAGGTCTGTATTTCTTGTGTGGGCCCCTGTTTGAAAGCAACCATTTGAtactttaataaaaataaaaaacaacaataataaagaaaataagggACACTATAGCACATGCTTCTTAAAATCAATAACACGTTTGGTTCCATGTGGAAGAACTAATTTGATACTTTTGGGCAAGGTGTTACGGTGAGATGAACAAAATGTTGCTGGACACCAAGAAAAAAGGGTAATGAGACTCTGTGATACTGGAGCAGCTATGAACATAGCAACAAAGGTTCCTTCACAACTTGCCTGGGCTGTAACAAAACTATTTCTAATAGCCAATTCACACAAAGCGATTCCCATGCAATTGCTTGTTGTTGCAGACCATCTCAGAACCTATGCTGCCTTGCAACATATTGTGATTTAGACTTGCAGGTGAACATTGATACCATGAACAACCTCATGAGGACTGTAATTCCAGAAATACTCAATAAGAACTATCTTGTGTCTGAAATACCTGCAATCCTAAGACAGAGGTTTCTGACCTAAAGATGCTTAGGCTAAAGAGAGCTCTCGGTGCACATGtgataatgcattaaaataatTATGGGATTGCTTCTTCCAGGAAACTGAATTCTCTCATTCATCTAGGAAATTGTTTAAATTATGAGTACATTAATTCTAATGCCCTGAGGGTGGTGTTGTTAAAGATACTGTATGTATTGCTTACCCCCACTCTCCTAAGTGGAGGTACCATGCTGTAGTGTGTAGACAAATCTGAAATCCATAACTAATGCATTTACAGATGTTTTGACTTgggaaataaatacaattaataaTATACtctttttttgtgcgtatttatatatttttttaagagAATATTTCTGTATGCCCCTTTAATTAACCTCTTTTGTTGTATAATGGttggaaaaaatgtttacagGAGACCATCTGCAGTGCAATTAGGTATTTACATACGCATGTGATTCagatacattgtaggcctatatacaatgtGATTTGCATAATCATTCATGGGCATTTTGCTTCTTTATTTTATGATAGGCTGATAATGGGCGTGTGGATAAGCATCAATATCCTTTGCCTGCAAGACAGGTAAGAATCATCTCTCTTTGTTTATAGGAGATCTGTCACCTTTTAATGACAATCATGTTAAGCTTTAAAAGTtattaaatttgaaatttgacttttcATAATTTTGCCCTCATTTTACTTGATCATATCAAGTCACGTCTCGTATATAGATtcatgtcatctgattggttgaatgggcagtcattgaattaactatgccctcaaaatgaactatggaccggtccatggaaatgaactatggagcGGTCATGTGCGTCCCGATCAGTCCAATCTCTTTTCAGGGGGTAagtttgttaaatattttcaaaacatatGATGTATTCTGTGATTTCTTAATTCCAGAGAGAAGTACCCCGTGGACCCCCTGATGATATATACATCCCACCAGATCCAGAATTTATACTACCAGACAGAGATGGCCCTGAAGAGGTAAGAATGAATAACAGGTTTTCTGCAATCTGCATACAGCCCAATATGAAATATTGCTATGAATACAAGATGTAAGTTTATAAGAAACTTAGTTTGGACTAGATTGCCTTGCTTGGCCAGGTCACACTAGGAATATGTCCAGTTGGCATCtgggagcgagttggcgcagcggtagttccctcgccttgcaccactgaggtcccgggttcaagccccggcgcggcccaaggactcatgtgcacttggtttatcccgattccatgctcgctctcgcaggtttttgTCTGGGatttccggtttcctcctgtatcacaaaaatcggtgattagttgtttggttatcaaaaactttctTCACCCAATatgaatttggggagctgcacagataattggtggatgttacaatctaagtgcggataggcgctatataaatccacaatttattaatttattattatctgCAATGAAGGCCCTCCACAGTTTTTCCTATCCTGGGTGTCATAATTTGCTtgtggttttggtttggtttaaTTAAGCAATTTTTCTTTTAGTTGACTTGCCAATGTTATGGGGTCCTTCTTGTGGTCTTGCTCCATGGATTTGACTTCCCAGTATTTAGGCTTAATATGCTATGCAAAAGAATAGGATGGTACTATTACTTATTTTAATAAGTTGAAATTaacttattttaacttattttaATAAGTTTAATGTGTTACCATTAAAATGGTAACACATAGTAATATGCCATAAAACCTTGCTTTGTGCATGCTTAATGTTAAACATTGGAACAACAAAGTGTTGTATGATATCATCACCTTAACAGAAAAAATACATCCTTTCTAATGTCTTATGGTTTATTGCCcaagaaaaaaatttggcccctgtataaaggtatacattaaaattgaagaaaaaaaaaaaggcggtgaaaaaaaaaagacatttttgccACCTTCTGCGGCGAAAAAAAATTGTGCGTCCCTAAGGTAAATATAGAGTTAATAAAAGAGATCTCCAAACTCTATGAAATGGATGAATAATCAATCATTATTCATTCCTGATATCCAAAATTGGTAAAGTCTCATAATCAAAACAAACAGCTCACTTAACATTAAAGAGTATTCAGAGCTGATTAATACAGCTATTTTATGGTATTCATAACCCTGtgtggtacaattctggtttaccctgcgcacacTGTGAtttaggtacaattctggtttaccctgtgcagttagggttaggttataCTTGTgcacagggtataccagaattattatCCCCATTTATGACACCATACATATGTCCCAATCAAGTTGCTTGTTAGATTCACACACAGTCACAGAGGTTATTGTTATCCATCAATGACTTACACGTGTGACTTAGTTTCAATTGCGCGGTTCAATGACTTCTGCGTGTACACATCTTAATACTATAAAGTTATTCTGATgaagttgcctgatgaagtgtggtggtatcacacgcaacgttgctaaaaacagtaagtccagtattttgatttaattc encodes the following:
- the LOC140158767 gene encoding uncharacterized protein, translating into MKCYTFKVLLEQLIGPGAYVTSIFVLGPAKTPMSYINKCNITALFLNSNISVPDDVFEHLLIDYKMCVKGHGLQMKGLFVEEKERNDVCYIEDEPFHKWLTSNERMDTQSQPTPSFKQGFDIDEAATHQSCFLKRYGDVHVLGILHEKSLFIKSALDGTAPIINGFFQEEEYQSNLAASFETDINDSGLENDIKVKSAAGGDQSQTKEGSQPQRESPNHVCAAGDRSVRRRLSGNGIGGGGDGGKKPPGGGDSKRIGGCGGSPQQEQQQQGDQEENEAADVDRGGDVIQQEQQHQVHQEENEAADVNRSGDVIQQEQQQQADQDENKTADVDRGGDVIQQEQQQADQDENETADVDRGGDVIQQEQQADQDENETADVDRGGDVIQQEQQQQADQEENETADVDRGGDVIQQEQQQQADQEENETADVDRGGDVIQQEQQQQADQEENETADVDRSGDVIQQEQQQQADQEENETADVDRGGDVIQQEQQQQADQEENETADVDRGGDVIQQEQQADQDENETADVDRGGDVIQQEQQHQVDQEENEAADVDRGGDVMQQEQQADQDENETADVDRGGDVIQQEQQHQVHQEENEAADVDRSGDVIQQEQQHQVHQEENEAADVDRSGDVIQQEQQQADQDENETADVDRGGDVMHHNEAPVPNVDDGQDIHQDMQNPLILEARSVLSTLQLHRLTAQHQCEIRFRVVQRGTSDDCIQILDPNEMPDQYSEVAIRLDIPIHHCILDLETAVTTGALEKVKELLDKIKKRIFYCWICQQDVQPDELYNPALFYKCGHSFWDACRFAIRYCPVCREKRSCVLYLPEGFKRAFGLKDTTSKDMEDGVKRSVHVGIRLEEENAMVKVSRNHLLSTKADNGRVDKHQYPLPARQREVPRGPPDDIYIPPDPEFILPDRDGPEEAAGLDGRPPWNPRQALLNPEMSPVGPNLSPPYNYPIGDLPDYQTENNRDSLQRYLIDAVFIAESPPESDEDEQPLGAEGGVSIEGLEASIQEQDGLSNEDLEEEEAHVEEEAKKDGHNREDSMRDSGVD